From the genome of Nitrospirota bacterium, one region includes:
- the cobM gene encoding precorrin-4 C(11)-methyltransferase, with product MGKVFFVGAGPGDPELITVRGRRLLDEAQVVLYAGSLINTALLDGLRAECHDSAGMDLDEIVEVLEKAASEGKRVVRLHSGDVSFYSAITEQIHRLGERGIEVEVVPGVSSLAAGAAALGQELTVPEVSQTVIVTRRAGRTPVPEKEAIELLASHRATMVVFLSVGMMEELAGELIEGGYPAGTPAAVIERASWPGERVIRGTLEDIAGKVREAGITRTALIYVGESLRASLEAPGKTSRLYHRDFRRGRGDALPPGRGEAPLARCGRLYIFHLHGHRRPCGGPPP from the coding sequence ATGGGTAAGGTCTTTTTCGTGGGAGCGGGGCCGGGGGACCCGGAGCTTATCACCGTGAGGGGGCGGAGGCTCCTGGACGAGGCCCAGGTGGTCCTCTATGCCGGAAGCCTCATAAACACCGCTCTGCTCGACGGCCTCCGGGCGGAGTGCCACGACTCGGCGGGCATGGACCTGGACGAGATAGTGGAAGTTCTCGAGAAAGCGGCCTCGGAGGGAAAGCGCGTGGTGCGGCTACATTCCGGGGACGTTTCCTTCTATAGCGCCATAACGGAGCAGATCCACCGCCTCGGGGAGCGCGGCATCGAGGTGGAGGTGGTCCCCGGGGTCTCCTCCCTGGCCGCCGGGGCGGCGGCCCTCGGGCAGGAGCTCACCGTGCCGGAGGTAAGCCAGACGGTCATCGTCACCCGCCGAGCCGGGCGCACGCCCGTGCCGGAGAAGGAGGCCATAGAGCTTCTGGCCTCCCACCGGGCCACCATGGTCGTCTTCCTGAGCGTGGGCATGATGGAGGAGCTGGCCGGGGAGCTCATCGAAGGGGGCTACCCCGCGGGCACGCCCGCCGCCGTCATCGAGCGGGCCTCCTGGCCTGGGGAAAGGGTCATCCGGGGCACCCTGGAGGACATCGCCGGGAAGGTCAGAGAGGCGGGCATTACCCGCACGGCCCTCATCTACGTTGGAGAGTCCCTCCGGGCCTCCCTGGAGGCACCCGGCAAGACATCGAGGCTCTACCACAGGGACTTCCGACGAGGCCGAGGTGATGCGCTACCGCCCGGGCGAGGTGAGGCGCCACTGGCGCGGTGCGGGCGCCTGTATATTTTTCACCTCCACGGGCATCGCCGTCCGTGCGGTGGCCCCCCTCCTTGA